From one Sparus aurata chromosome 16, fSpaAur1.1, whole genome shotgun sequence genomic stretch:
- the sdsl gene encoding serine dehydratase-like, producing MAKHFHVNTPLLESISMSKHVGTTVFLKMENSQPSGSFKIRGIGHLCQQRATQSKGVVCSSGGNAGMAAAYVARKMGLPATIVVPSSTPQLVVQRLKDQGATVKIVGKVWDDANGEALRLTETEGLTYVPPFDDPLLWQGHASIITEVAASLGPVVKPGAVLVSVGGGGLLCGVIQGLKDVGWTDVPIIAMETVGADCLNAAVKAGRVVTLDDITSEAKCLGAKTVCKKAFECTQSSELTIISELVTDQQALHAVETFLDEERVLVELACGASLAAVYSGLIRRLQDEGRLPTVLGPLLVIVCGGSSIDMKQLANLKHKLQT from the exons ATGGCCAAGCATTTCCATGTCAACACTCCGCTGCTGGAGAGCATCAGCATGTCCAAACACGTGGGAACGACCGTGTTCCTGAAGATGGAGAATTCACAGCCCTCTGGCTCCTTCAAGATCCGCGGCATCGGACACCTCTGCCAGCAG CGCGCCACTCAATCGAAAGGAGTTGTCTGCTCTTCAG GGGGTAATGCAGGTATGGCTGCTGCTTACGTAGCCAGGAAAATGGGTCTACCAGCCACCATCGTAGTCCCCTCCTCCACGCCTCAGCTGGTCGTTCAGAGACTTAAGGATCAGGGTGCTACAGTCAAGATTGTCGGCAAG GTTTGGGATGATGCCAATGGAGAAGCTCTCAGGCTGACAGAAACTGAAGGACTCACCTATGTTCCTCCATTCGATGACCCCCTGCTCTG GCAGGGCCACGCCAGTATAATCACAGAGGTCGCAGCCTCTCTGGGTCCCGTTGTTAAGCCTGGAGCTGTGCTGGTGTCTGTAGGCGGCGGGGGCCTCCTCTGTGGGGTCATCCAGGGCCTAAAGGATGTCGGCTGGACAGATGTACCGATCATCGCAATGGAGACAGTGGGCGCCGACTGTTTAAACGCTGCGGTAAAAGCTGGGAGGGTGGTCACCCTGGATGACATCACCAG TGAGGCCAAATGTCTTGGAGCGAAAACAGTGTGCAAGAAAGCTTTTGAATGCACCCAAAGCAGCGAGCTCACGATCATCTCTGAGCTCGTGACTGACCAGCAGGCTCTGCATGCTGTGGAAACATTCCTAG ATGAGGAGCGAGTGTTGGTGGAGCTAGCATGTGGAGCTTCACTTGCAGCTGTCTACAGTGGACTTATACGCAGACTACAGGATGAAG GTCGGCTGCCGACCGTCTTGGGCCCCCTGCTGGTGATCGTGTGCGGTGGCAGCAGCATCGACATGAAGCAACTGGCCAAcctcaaacacaaactgcagaCATAA